The Plasmodium sp. gorilla clade G2 genome assembly, contig: PADLG01_00_10, whole genome shotgun sequence genome has a window encoding:
- a CDS encoding aminophospholipid-transporting P-ATPase, putative, whose protein sequence is MSLVYRKTLNFLKGKNEDDKDIKININGENKRTCNNSVITSKYTVFNFIFLNMYEQFHKISNVYFFFIGILQVIPQFTATNGIPTVFFPLLIVLTANAIKDAFEDWNRHKTDKIENNRMCYVIVNEEEKNIYEEKSNKKNIFKKLKRYIFGNRKICSTENYYDEDDMYDDEITDINDYINNYEENLENIEGTVKKRWKDIKAGDIILCRRSEFFCADILLLCTSHKNGIAFVETSSLDGETNLKVKEANAFLFNILGNDRNIAIDKVKNLKGFILSDKPNKDLSTMYGTIYFEKDKKIDVENIGIQELLKKTTEEIEYRKKRLSSVDLSKSSSIIGSNICNDNNNSNNNKSDSKNYIDDDDDGDMDENKILKNDNYIRIPFDEKQFVLRGCKLKNTDWIMGIVIYVGRETKIQMNSSKSIKKTSKLEILTNKMTIIIWVIQMIICLISAYYNAIIVSSSRKNRFRYLPFNLEKAKKPYIVGIISFFSWVVITGNFVPISLIVTMSFVKVVQAYFISCDKNMIHKVQADVPSFSEPKEIPNIPKDDISSNADVIKRRRSKKIADNSLLHIDENQTEEDNMDMKSDCMAVKNNSSHQNINDNNKQYSSSSLGIMSNETKREISSRVISFKDSKEKNYIYFNAVPRTSSLIEELGQIEYIFSDKTGTLTCNIMEFRKCAINGISYGKGLTEIKRNILKKKNLEIPVEPTMKFKKKTPHVNIIDNDIINHLKDPTHFNHVNLINFFLHLAINHAVICEKDKEGVTTYSSSSPDEEALVNAAKHFDITFLYRREGKYGISIFGKIYEIDTLATIEFTSKRKMSSVICRIPVINPDHNNVRDSKSFNMDKNKNNSVDNFCDDKNNCNIIYNNNEGRTPEVITCKNSKNSKIMLFCKGAGSMILKKLAKRSDVDELTIEHMETYADEGLRTLCIAQRELSEESFAEWYHLYKEASLSIKDREEKLESVAEYIENDLILQGITGIEDKLQEGVSSTIEDLRMAGIHIWMLTGDKIETAMNIGIAANLIDNYSEQFIYTEEYIQSEEALIKKMDDDILMVEKSLNIPHYDFDDENNNVEDDNRKPFFRNNFIKNFFCDKKKNGLLVNPDKYNMLINTLNYVLVVDGSVIDILLSEKMEKKFFYLADKCSSVICGRVSPYQKGAIVSSANRLLNKITLAIGDGANDRNMINTANIGVGIRGQEGVQAFNSSDYGISQFRFLKNLLLVHGRLSYRRISKLVVYMFYKNMVLIFPLFIFGSISLYSGQKIYFEFLLHLFNVLFTAIPVVIHAVLDQDISLNTAMEKPNLYKLGIHHYYFNIRTFISWVMNSLFHGSVVFLIPLYFLSYYNIPTSDGIPYDIWTVGCATYFLTVLIVNFKILFETYYLNILPISGIALSIFSFVLLVTAFSFMCVGSIHLLGTIVYLVQSLRFWLVVILGLFTALLRDYVFKVYKRNFNPEIYHLLLDQENAKIGMNDVIDQLKLNELDKDDDIRIEKSKSLGYAFSEADPACIQLIRKQDNMI, encoded by the exons ATGTCCTTAGTTTATAGGAAAACACTGAACTttttaaaaggaaaaaatga AGATGATAaggatattaaaataaacataaatggGGAAAACAAAAGGACCTGTAACAATTCCGTGATAACGTCTAAATATAccgtttttaattttatatttttaaatatgtatgaACAATTTCATAAGATATCaaatgtgtatttttttttcattggtATATTACAAGTAATACCTCAATTTACTGCTACCAATGGAATTCCTACAGTTTTTTTCCCCCTTCTAATTGTGCTAACAGCGAACGCCATAAAAGACGCTTTTGAAGATTGGAATAGGCATAAAACAgataaaattgaaaataatagAATGTGCTATGTTATcgtaaatgaagaagaaaaaaatatatatgaagagaaaagtaataagaagaatatttttaaaaaattaaaaagatatatttttggAAATCGTAAGATTTGTAGTActgaaaattattatgatgaagatgatatgtatgatgatgaaattactgatattaatgattatattaataattatgaagaaaatttAGAAAACATTGAAGGTACTGTTAAAAAAAGATGGAAAGATATAAAAGCTGgtgatattattttatgtagaAGATCTGAATTTTTCTGTGCAGatatcttattattatgtactAGTCATAAAAATGGCATTGCCTTTGTTGAAACCTCTAGTTTAGATGGTGAAACAAATTTAAAAGTAAAAGAAGCTAatgcatttttatttaatatattaggCAATGATAGAAATATTGCAATTGATAAAgtgaaaaatttaaaaggTTTTATTTTAAGTGATAAACCAAATAAAGATTTATCTACCATGTATGGTActatttattttgaaaagGATAAGAAAATAGATGTAGAAAATATTGGTATacaagaattattaaaaaaaacaacggAAGAAATAGAATATCGAAAAAAAAGGTTATCTAGTGTAGATTTAAGTAAGAGTAGTAGTATTATCGGAAGTAATATATGCAAcgacaataataatagtaataataataaaagtgatagtaagaattatattgatgatgatgatgatggtgatatggatgaaaataaaatattaaaaaatgataattatataagaatacCTTTTGATGAAAAACAATTTGTATTAAGAGGatgtaaattaaaaaataccGATTGGATAATGGGAATTGTTATATATGTAGGTAGAGAAAcaaaaatacaaatgaatTCTTCAAaatcaattaaaaaaacaagtaaattagaaatattaacaaataaaatgaCCATAATTATATGGGTCATACAAATGATTATTTGTTTAATTTCTGCATATTATAATGCTATAATTGTAAGTTCATCTAGAAAAAATCGATTTAGATATTTGCCTTTTAATTTGGAAAAGGCTAAAAAACCATACATAGTAggaataatttcttttttctcatGGGTAGTTATTACAGGAAATTTCGTTCCTATTAGTTTAATTGTTACCATGAGTTTTGTTAAAGTGGTTCAAGCGTATTTTATTTCAtgtgataaaaatatgattcaTAAAGTACAAGCAGATGTTCCTTCATTTAGTGAACCAAAAGAAATTCCAAATATACCGAAAGATGACATTTCATCAAATGCAGATGTTATAAAACGAAGGCgatcaaaaaaaatagcaGATAACTCTTTATTACACATAGATGAAAATCAAACAGAAGAAGATAATATGGACATGAAAAGTGATTGTATGGCTGTTAAAAATAACAGTAGTCatcaaaatattaatgataataataaacaatattCATCTAGTAGTTTGGGAATTATGAGTAATGAAACAAAACGAGAAATTTCATCTAGagttatatcatttaaagattcgaaagaaaaaaattatatatattttaatgctGTACCAAGAACATCTAGTTTAATTGAAGAGTTAGGTCAAAtcgaatatattttttcagaTAAAACTGGAACGTTAACATGTAATATCATGGAATTTCGAAAATGTGCTATTAATGGTATTTCATATGGAAAGGGACTTACcgaaattaaaagaaatattttgaagaagaaaaatttaGAAATACCTGTGGAACCAACCAtgaaatttaaaaagaaaacacctcatgtaaatattatagataatgatataataaatcatttaaaAGATCCAACTCATTTTAATCatgtaaatttaataaacttTTTCCTTCATCTAGCTATTAATCATGCTGTTATTTGTGAAAAGGATAAAGAGGGGGTAACTACCTATTCATCCAGTAGTCCCGATGAAGAAGCTTTAGTTAATGCAGCAAAGCATTTTGATATTACCTTTTTATATAGAAGGGAAGGAAAGTATGGTATAAGTATCTttggaaaaatatatgaaattgaTACATTAGCAACTATTGAATTTACtagtaaaagaaaaatgagtAGTGTAATTTGTAGAATACCAGTAATAAATCCTGATCATAATAATGTAAGAGACTCTAAATCATTTAACATGGATAAGAACAAGAATAATAGTGTTGATAATTTttgtgatgataaaaataattgcaatattatttataataataatgaaggaCGCACACCAGAAGTTATTACTTGTAAAAATAGTAAGAATTCCAAAATTATGCTATTTTGTAAAGGAGCTGGTAGtatgattttaaaaaaattagccAAACGATCAGATGTAGATGAATTAACCATTGAACATATGGAAACGTATGCAGATGAAGGCTTACGAACTTTATGTATTGCACAAAGAGAATTGAGTGAAGAGAGTTTTGCCGAATGGTATCATCTTTATAAAGAGGCTTCTTTAAGTATAAAAGATAGAGAAGAGAAATTAGAAAGTGTTGCtgaatatattgaaaatgaTTTAATATTACAAGGTATTACTGGTATAGAAGATAAGTTACAAGAAGGTGTTAGTTCAACCATTGAAGATTTAAGAATGGCTGGAATTCATATATGGATGTTAACAGGTGATAAAATTGAAACTGCTATGAATATTGGTATAGCAGCAAATTTAATAGATAATTATTCAGAACAATTCATTTATACAGAAGAATATATTCAGAGTGAAGAAgctttaataaaaaaaatggatgATGATATTTTAATGGTTGAAAAATCTTTAAATATACCACATTATGATtttgatgatgaaaataataatgttgaaGATGATAATAGAAAACCTTTTTttagaaataattttataaagaaCTTTTTTTgtgataagaaaaaaaatggttTATTAGTTAATCCAGATAAATACAATATGttaataaatacattaaaTTATGTTTTAGTTGTGGACGGTTCTgttattgatatattattaagtgaaaaaatggaaaagaaattcttttatttagcTGATAAATGTTCATCTGTTATATGTGGTCGAGTTAGTCCATATCAAAAAGGAGCTATTGTATCATCAGCTAATcgattattaaataaaattacattAGCTATAGGTGATGGTGCCAATGACCGAAATATGATTAATACAGCAAATATTGGAGTAGGTATAAGAGGACAAGAAGGAGTTCAAGCATTTAATTCTTCAGATTATGGTATTAGCCAATTCcgatttttaaaaaatttattattagtaCATGGTAGATTATCATATAGAAGAATAAGTAAATTAGtggtatatatgttttataaaaatatggttttaatatttccattatttatttttggttcgatttctttatattcaggacaaaaaatatattttgaatttttattacatttatttaatgtCCTTTTTACCGCTATACCAGTTGTAATTCATGCTGTGTTAGATCAAGATATTAGTTTAAATACAGCAATGGAAAAaccaaatttatataaattaggtatacatcattattattttaatattagaaCATTTATATCATGGGTAATGAATAGTCTTTTTCATGGATCAGTTGTTTTTCTAAtacctttatattttttatcatactATAATATACCTACATCAGATGGAATACCATACGACATTTGGACCGTAGGATGTGCtacttattttttaacaGTTTTAAttgttaattttaaaattttatttgaaacctattatttaaatatacttCCCATTAGTGGTATTGCTTTAAGTATATTTTCGTTTGTGCTCTTAGTTACTGCATTTTCTTTTATGTGTGTAGGAAGTATTCATCTTTTAGGAACTATAGTATATCTTGTTCAGTCACTTCGTTTTTGGCTCGTTGTTATATTGGGATTATTTACAGCATTGTTAAGAGATTATGTTTTTAAAGTGTACAAGAGAAATTTCAACCCAgagatatatcatttattattagatcaa GAAAATGCAAAAATAGGCATGAACGATGTTATTGATCAGTTAAAGTTGAATGAATTAGATAAGGATGATGATATT agAATTGAAAAATCAAAATCATTAGGATATGCATTTAGTGAAGCAGACCCTGCATGTATACAATTAATTAGAAAACAAGATAAtatgatttaa
- a CDS encoding D-ribulose-5-phosphate 3-epimerase,putative: protein MSTLKAIIAPSVLASNISKLAEETQRMESLGAEWIHLDVMDMHFVPNLSFEKYVPLLKTSNQLTFHFEALNEDTERCIQLAKEIRDNNLWCGISIKPKTDVQKLVPLLDTNLINTVLVMTVEPGFGGQSFMHDMMGTSIFNAEDPKYVIDTMRASVQKYLKN from the exons ATGAGTACGTTAAAAGCTATAATTGCCCCTTCAGTACTTGCATCCAATATAAGCAAATTAGCTGAAGAAACACAACGAATGGAATCTTTGGGTGCAGAATGGATCCATTTAGATGTTATGGACATGCATTTTGTTCCTAATTTATCATTTG AAAAATATGTACCATTGTTAAAAACATCAAATCAACTAACTTTTCATTTTGAAGCATTAAATGAAGATACTGAAAGATGTATACAACTAGCCAAAGAAATTAgagataataatttatggTGTGGAATTTCTATCAAACCTAAAACCGATGTACAAAAATTAGTTCCCTTATTAGATactaatttaataaatacagTTTTAGTTATGACTGTCGAACCAGGATTTGGAGGGCAATCATTTATGCATGATATGATGG GAACTAGTATTTTTAATGCGGAGGACCCAAAATATGTTATTGACACAATGAGAGCATCAGTCCagaaatatttgaaaaattaa
- a CDS encoding raf kinase inhibitor, putative, giving the protein MTIPTISELKKDRIIPHVFPNDNIDLNVELFISFKAGKEVNHGNVLDIAGTGSVPRNIKFSEEPPDGYCFVLFMVDPDYPSRLRPDGKEYVHWVVSGIKSKELIKGTQKNCITILPYVGPSIKKGTGLHRISFIISLIKEEDKDNITGLPHYRGEKYITRVKFNNYESVHNIAQINNMKIVGYNWCQIEG; this is encoded by the coding sequence ATGACAATACCTACCATAAGTGAACTTAAAAAGGATAGAATTATACCTCACGTTTTtccaaatgataatattgattTGAACGTAGAACTTTTTATAAGTTTTAAAGCAGGAAAAGAAGTGAATCACGGAAATGTTTTAGATATTGCTGGAACTGGAAGTGTAccaagaaatataaaattttcagAAGAACCTCCAGATGGTTattgttttgttttattcATGGTAGATCCTGATTATCCTTCGAGATTACGACCAGATGGTAAGGAATATGTTCATTGGGTGGTATCAGGTATAAAATCGAAAGAATTAATAAAGGGAACTcaaaaaaattgtataacTATATTGCCATATGTAGGTCCATCTATTAAGAAGGGTACAGGTTTACATAGAAttagttttattatttccttaataaaagaagaagataaaGATAACATTACAGGCTTACCTCATTATAGaggagaaaaatatattacaagaGTAAAATTTAACAATTATGAATCAGTTCATAATATTGctcaaattaataatatgaaaattgTAGGTTATAATTGGTGTCAAATTGAAGGgtag